A single Vanacampus margaritifer isolate UIUO_Vmar chromosome 14, RoL_Vmar_1.0, whole genome shotgun sequence DNA region contains:
- the klhl8 gene encoding kelch-like protein 8 yields MAPGDMVPEHAKQPKTKEKRPVAATAATNPAKPSKVNCESDGSFVFEAHEAWKDFHNSLRHFYEVGELCDVTLKVGSRLIPCHKLVLACVIPYFRAMFLSEMTEAKQKLIEIKDFDGDAIQDLVHFAYSSKLTLTVDNVQPLLYAACILQVELVARACCEYMKAHFHPTNCLAVRTFAESHNRVDLMDMADRYACEHFSEVVECEDFTCVSPQHLRTLLASSELNIHSETQVYKAAVKWLKANPQHHHAWLDHIFSQVRLPLLPVDFLTGTVAKDEMIKGNLSCRDLMDEARNYHLHLSNKLVPDFEYSVRTVPRKHTAGVLFCVGGRGGSGDPFRSIECYSISKNSWFQGPEMNSRRRHVGVISVGGKVYAVGGHDGNEHLGNMEVFDPLTNKWMMKASMNTKRRGIALAALGGPIYAIGGLDDNSCFDDVERYDIESNCWSAVAHMNMPRGGVGSVALGTFVYAVGGNDGRASLSSVERFDPHLNKWTEVNEMGQRRAGNGVSKLNGCLYVVGGFDDNSPLSSVERFDPRTNRWEYVSEMTTPRGGVGVATVMSRVFAVGGHNGNIYLNTVEAFEPRMNRWELVGSVSHCRAGAGVAVCSSHVSQIRDIDQGSSNVVNCM; encoded by the exons ATGGCGCCAGGGGACATGGTGCCGGAGCATGCCAAGCAGCCCAAGACCAAGGAGAAGCGCCCTGTTGCCGCCACCGCTGCCACCAACCCCGCCAAGCCGTCAAAAGTTAACTGCGAGTCGGACGGCTCCTTTGTGTTCGAGGCCCACGAGGCGTGGAAGGACTTCCACAACTCGCTGAGACATTTCTATGAAGTGGGAGAGCTTTGTGACGTCACACTTAAG GTCGGCAGCCGGCTGATACCATGTCACAAGCTTGTGTTGGCCTGTGTTATCCCCTACTtcag GGCCATGTTTCTGTCTGAAATGACAGAGGCCAAGCAAAAACTGATTGAGATCAAGGACTTTGATGGCGATGCCATTCAGGATCTGGTCCACTTCGCCTACTCCTCCAAGCTCACGCTGACCGTAGACAACGTTCAGCCTCTGCTTTATGCTGCCTGCATCCTTCAG GTGGAGCTGGTGGCGCGGGCGTGCTGCGAGTACATGAAGGCCCACTTCCACCCCACCAACTGCTTGGCGGTGCGCACCTTTGCCGAGAGCCACAACCGCGTGGACCTGATGGACATGGCCGACCGCTACGCCTGCGAGCACTTCAGCGAGGTGGTGGAGTGCGAGGATTTCACGTGCGTGTCGCCGCAACACCTGCGCACGCTGCTGGCCTCCAGCGAGCTCAACATCCACTCGGAGACGCAGGTGTACAAGGCGGCCGTCAAGTGGCTCAAAGCCAACCCGCAGCATCACCACGCCTGGCTGGACCACATCTTCTCTCAG GTGCGCCTGCCGCTGCTCCCCGTGGACTTCCTGACCGGCACAGTGGCCAAGGACGAGATGATCAAAGGCAACCTGAGCTGCCGCGACCTGATGGACGAGGCCCGCAATTACCACCTGCACCTCAGCAACAAGCTCGTGCCCGACTTCGAGTACTCGGTTCGAACCGTGCCCCGAAAACACACTGCAG GGGTTCTGTTCTGCGTGGGAGGTCGTGGGGGTTCTGGTGACCCGTTTCGCAGCATCGAGTGCTACTCCATTAGTAAGAACAGCTGGTTTCAGGGCCCTGAGATGAACAGCAGACGGCGGCACGTCGGTGTCATTTCTGTAGGAG GGAAGGTTTACGCCGTGGGTGGACACGATGGGAACGAGCACCTGGGTAACATGGAGGTGTTTGATCCCCTCACCAACAAGTGGATGATGAAAGCCTCCATGAACACCAAGAG gAGGGGTATCGCCCTGGCCGCGCTGGGCGGGCCCATCTACGCTATCGGCGGTCTGGACGACAACTCGTGCTTCGACGACGTGGAACGTTACGACATTGAGAGCAACTGCTGGAGTGCCGTGGCCCACATGAACATGCCCAGAGGAGGCGTGGGCTCCGTGGCGTTGGGG ACTTTCGTGTACGCGGTGGGCGGCAACGACGGCAGGGCGTCGCTGTCAAGCGTGGAGCGATTCGACCCGCATCTCAACAAGTGGACCGAAGTCAACGAGATGGGCCAGCGGCGCGCCGGGAACGGGGTCAGCAAGCTCAACGGATGCCTCTACGTCGTCG GTGGTTTCGACGACAACTCGCCGCTGAGCTCCGTGGAGCGTTTCGACCCGCGAACCAACCGCTGGGAATACGTGTCGGAGATGACCACCCCACGCGGCGGCGTGGGCGTCGCCACGGTGATGAGCCGCGTGTTCGCAGTGGGCGGGCACAACGGCAACATCTACTTGAACACGGTGGAGGCCTTCGAGCCACGCATGAACAG GTGGGAGCTGGTGGGCTCCGTGTCGCACTGCCGAGCCGGAGCGGGCGTGGCCGTGTGCTCGTCGCACGTGAGCCAGATCAGAGATATCGACCAGGGATCCAGCAACGTCGTAAACTGCATGTGA
- the sdad1 gene encoding protein SDA1 homolog isoform X2: MIISCQKDGYLKLYEGRQNNKLPNNLPQLQNLIKRDPQSYVDEFLQQYRHYQSNVQIFKLQPNKPNKELAELVMFLAQVGHCYLQHLSTFPQELTELLLSHHTVVEPDLRMTFCKALILLRNKDLIDPTSLLELFFELLRCHDKLLRKTLYMHIVTDIKNINAKHKNNKVNSSLQNFMYTMLRDRNPIAAKISLDVMVELYKRNIWNDTKTVNVITTACFSSVTKILVAALKFFLGTDEENEGSDSESEAKGPTARDLMVRFNTGRKTSKNKKKMEKAMKVLKKHKKKKKAEVFNFSAIHLIHDPQDFSEKLLKQLENSKDRFEVKIMMMELISRLVGIHELFLFNYYPFIQRFLQPHQREVTKILLCAAQSSHQLVPPEIIESVIRTIANNFVTDRNSGEVMTVGINAIKEVVARCPLSISEDLLQDLAQYKTHKDKNVMMSSKGLIQLFRNLNPQMLHKKDRGRPTVASLEARVKDYGELGAKDYIPGAEVLEAEEEVKEDEEDGWESASVSDEDEDGEWVDIHHSSDEDMTEVAEKLKGLPAEEREAKAAAVSSSRLLTQDDFKKIRLAQMAKEVNAAPGKKRKAADIDDEDHTRGELLTLRDIEKLHKKPKADKESRLAVAMAGRTDRKEFVKKRTKLNPHASTSNKEKRRKKNFMMMRYSNDVRSKGKRSFREKQIALRDALLKRKKQHK, translated from the exons AATTAAGAGAGACCCGCAGTCTTACGTGGACGAG TTTTTGCAGCAGTACAGACACTACCAGTCCAATGTGCAGATCTTTAAACTTCAgcctaataaacccaacaaggAGTTGGCGGAGCTTGTCATGTTCCTTGCTCAG GTGGGCCACTGTTACCTGCAACATTTGTCTACTTTTCCTCAAGAACTGACTGAGTTGTTACTTAGTCACCACACAGTCGTGGAGCCAGACTTAAGAATG ACCTTCTGCAAGGCTTTGATTCTCTTGAGAAACAAAGACCTGATCGACCCCACCAGCCTGCTGGAGCTTTTCTTTGAGCTGCTGCGATGTCATGACAAGCTGCTCCGCAAG acgttATACATGCACATTGTGACTGACATCAAAAACATCAACGccaagcacaaaaacaacaaggtgAACTCG TCATTGCAGAACTTCATGTACACCATGCTGAGAGACCGCAACCCCATTGCAGCCAAGATCTCCTTAGATGTGATGGTAGAACTGTACAAGAGGAACATTTG GAATGACACTAAAACGGTCAACGTCATCACCACGGCGTGCTTCTCCAGTGTGACAAAG ATCCTGGTGGCCGCACTAAAGTTTTTCTTGGGCACAGATGAAGAGAACGAGGGCAGCGACTCAGAATCAGAGGCAA AGGGACCAACAGCACGTGACTTGATGGTAAGATTCAACACAGGGAGGAAAACttccaaaaacaagaaaaagatgGAAAAAGCAATGAAAGTCCTTAAG AaacataagaagaagaagaaagccgAGGTGTTCAACTTTTCCGCTATTCACCTCATTCACGATCCTCAAG ACTTCTCAGAGAAGCTCTTGAAGCAGCTGGAAAACTCCAAAGATCGCTTTGAGGTCAAGATCATGATGATGGAGCTCATTTCCAGACTGGTCGGGATCCACGAA ctcttCCTGTTTAATTATTATCCATTCATCCAGAGGTTCCTTCAACCACACCAAAGAG AGGTGACAAAGATCCTCCTGTGCGCCGCGCAGTCTTCCCACCAGCTCGTCCCGCCCGAG ATCATCGAGTCGGTGATACGCACCATCGCCAACAACTTTGTTACAGATCGAAACTCTGGCGAGGTCATGACTGTGGG GATCAACGCCATCAAAGAGGTAGTGGCCCGTTGTCCTCTTTCAATCAGTGAGGACCTGCTGCAGGACCTGGCCCAGTACAAGACCCACAAAGACAAGA ATGTGATGATGTCTTCCAAAGGTCTCATCCAGCTTTTTAGGAATCTCAACCCACAAATGCTGCACAAAAAGGACAGG GGAAGGCCCACAGTGGCGTCGTTGGAGGCCCGGGTGAAGGACTACGGCGAGCTGGGAGCTAAAGACTACATCCCTGGAGCGGAGGTGCTGGAAGCAGAGGAGGAAGTTAAAGAGGACGAAGAAG ACGGCTGGGAGAGCGCCAGTGTGAGCGACGAGGATGAAGATGGGGAGTGGGTGGACATCCACCATTCATCCGATGAAGACATGACAGAAGTG GCTGAAAAGCTGAAGGGTTTACCAGCTGAAGAGCGGGAAGCCAAAGCGGCGGCTGTAAGCAGCAGCCGGCTCCTCACGCAAGATGACTTCAAGAAGATCAGACTGGCCCAGATGGCCAAGGAGGTCAACGCCGCACCAGGGAAGAAGAGGAAAGCGGCGGACATCGACGACGAAGACCACACAAG AGGGGAGCTGCTAACCCTGAGAGACATTGAGAAGCTCCATAAGAAACCAAAAGCTGACAAGGAATCACGCCTGGCAGTAGCAatg GCGGGCCGAACGGACCGTAAGGAGTTTGTGAAGAAGAGGACCAAGTTAAATCCTCACGCCAGCACCAGCAACAAAGAGAAGAGGCGCAAAAAGAACTTCATGATGATGAGGTACAGCAACGACGTTCGATCCAAAGGCAAACGTTCCTTCAGGGAGAAACAG attGCTCTTCGGGATGCACTCCTAAAAAGGAAGAAGCAACACAAGTAG
- the sdad1 gene encoding protein SDA1 homolog isoform X1 yields MIISCQKDGYLKLYEGRQNNKLPNNLPQLQNLIKRDPQSYVDEFLQQYRHYQSNVQIFKLQPNKPNKELAELVMFLAQVGHCYLQHLSTFPQELTELLLSHHTVVEPDLRMTFCKALILLRNKDLIDPTSLLELFFELLRCHDKLLRKTLYMHIVTDIKNINAKHKNNKVNSSLQNFMYTMLRDRNPIAAKISLDVMVELYKRNIWNDTKTVNVITTACFSSVTKILVAALKFFLGTDEENEGSDSESEAKGPTARDLMVRFNTGRKTSKNKKKMEKAMKVLKKHKKKKKAEVFNFSAIHLIHDPQDFSEKLLKQLENSKDRFEVKIMMMELISRLVGIHELFLFNYYPFIQRFLQPHQREVTKILLCAAQSSHQLVPPEIIESVIRTIANNFVTDRNSGEVMTVGINAIKEVVARCPLSISEDLLQDLAQYKTHKDKNVMMSSKGLIQLFRNLNPQMLHKKDRGRPTVASLEARVKDYGELGAKDYIPGAEVLEAEEEVKEDEEADGWESASVSDEDEDGEWVDIHHSSDEDMTEVAEKLKGLPAEEREAKAAAVSSSRLLTQDDFKKIRLAQMAKEVNAAPGKKRKAADIDDEDHTRGELLTLRDIEKLHKKPKADKESRLAVAMAGRTDRKEFVKKRTKLNPHASTSNKEKRRKKNFMMMRYSNDVRSKGKRSFREKQIALRDALLKRKKQHK; encoded by the exons AATTAAGAGAGACCCGCAGTCTTACGTGGACGAG TTTTTGCAGCAGTACAGACACTACCAGTCCAATGTGCAGATCTTTAAACTTCAgcctaataaacccaacaaggAGTTGGCGGAGCTTGTCATGTTCCTTGCTCAG GTGGGCCACTGTTACCTGCAACATTTGTCTACTTTTCCTCAAGAACTGACTGAGTTGTTACTTAGTCACCACACAGTCGTGGAGCCAGACTTAAGAATG ACCTTCTGCAAGGCTTTGATTCTCTTGAGAAACAAAGACCTGATCGACCCCACCAGCCTGCTGGAGCTTTTCTTTGAGCTGCTGCGATGTCATGACAAGCTGCTCCGCAAG acgttATACATGCACATTGTGACTGACATCAAAAACATCAACGccaagcacaaaaacaacaaggtgAACTCG TCATTGCAGAACTTCATGTACACCATGCTGAGAGACCGCAACCCCATTGCAGCCAAGATCTCCTTAGATGTGATGGTAGAACTGTACAAGAGGAACATTTG GAATGACACTAAAACGGTCAACGTCATCACCACGGCGTGCTTCTCCAGTGTGACAAAG ATCCTGGTGGCCGCACTAAAGTTTTTCTTGGGCACAGATGAAGAGAACGAGGGCAGCGACTCAGAATCAGAGGCAA AGGGACCAACAGCACGTGACTTGATGGTAAGATTCAACACAGGGAGGAAAACttccaaaaacaagaaaaagatgGAAAAAGCAATGAAAGTCCTTAAG AaacataagaagaagaagaaagccgAGGTGTTCAACTTTTCCGCTATTCACCTCATTCACGATCCTCAAG ACTTCTCAGAGAAGCTCTTGAAGCAGCTGGAAAACTCCAAAGATCGCTTTGAGGTCAAGATCATGATGATGGAGCTCATTTCCAGACTGGTCGGGATCCACGAA ctcttCCTGTTTAATTATTATCCATTCATCCAGAGGTTCCTTCAACCACACCAAAGAG AGGTGACAAAGATCCTCCTGTGCGCCGCGCAGTCTTCCCACCAGCTCGTCCCGCCCGAG ATCATCGAGTCGGTGATACGCACCATCGCCAACAACTTTGTTACAGATCGAAACTCTGGCGAGGTCATGACTGTGGG GATCAACGCCATCAAAGAGGTAGTGGCCCGTTGTCCTCTTTCAATCAGTGAGGACCTGCTGCAGGACCTGGCCCAGTACAAGACCCACAAAGACAAGA ATGTGATGATGTCTTCCAAAGGTCTCATCCAGCTTTTTAGGAATCTCAACCCACAAATGCTGCACAAAAAGGACAGG GGAAGGCCCACAGTGGCGTCGTTGGAGGCCCGGGTGAAGGACTACGGCGAGCTGGGAGCTAAAGACTACATCCCTGGAGCGGAGGTGCTGGAAGCAGAGGAGGAAGTTAAAGAGGACGAAGAAG CAGACGGCTGGGAGAGCGCCAGTGTGAGCGACGAGGATGAAGATGGGGAGTGGGTGGACATCCACCATTCATCCGATGAAGACATGACAGAAGTG GCTGAAAAGCTGAAGGGTTTACCAGCTGAAGAGCGGGAAGCCAAAGCGGCGGCTGTAAGCAGCAGCCGGCTCCTCACGCAAGATGACTTCAAGAAGATCAGACTGGCCCAGATGGCCAAGGAGGTCAACGCCGCACCAGGGAAGAAGAGGAAAGCGGCGGACATCGACGACGAAGACCACACAAG AGGGGAGCTGCTAACCCTGAGAGACATTGAGAAGCTCCATAAGAAACCAAAAGCTGACAAGGAATCACGCCTGGCAGTAGCAatg GCGGGCCGAACGGACCGTAAGGAGTTTGTGAAGAAGAGGACCAAGTTAAATCCTCACGCCAGCACCAGCAACAAAGAGAAGAGGCGCAAAAAGAACTTCATGATGATGAGGTACAGCAACGACGTTCGATCCAAAGGCAAACGTTCCTTCAGGGAGAAACAG attGCTCTTCGGGATGCACTCCTAAAAAGGAAGAAGCAACACAAGTAG
- the sdad1 gene encoding protein SDA1 homolog isoform X3 — MSGRQNNKLPNNLPQLQNLIKRDPQSYVDEFLQQYRHYQSNVQIFKLQPNKPNKELAELVMFLAQVGHCYLQHLSTFPQELTELLLSHHTVVEPDLRMTFCKALILLRNKDLIDPTSLLELFFELLRCHDKLLRKTLYMHIVTDIKNINAKHKNNKVNSSLQNFMYTMLRDRNPIAAKISLDVMVELYKRNIWNDTKTVNVITTACFSSVTKILVAALKFFLGTDEENEGSDSESEAKGPTARDLMVRFNTGRKTSKNKKKMEKAMKVLKKHKKKKKAEVFNFSAIHLIHDPQDFSEKLLKQLENSKDRFEVKIMMMELISRLVGIHELFLFNYYPFIQRFLQPHQREVTKILLCAAQSSHQLVPPEIIESVIRTIANNFVTDRNSGEVMTVGINAIKEVVARCPLSISEDLLQDLAQYKTHKDKNVMMSSKGLIQLFRNLNPQMLHKKDRGRPTVASLEARVKDYGELGAKDYIPGAEVLEAEEEVKEDEEADGWESASVSDEDEDGEWVDIHHSSDEDMTEVAEKLKGLPAEEREAKAAAVSSSRLLTQDDFKKIRLAQMAKEVNAAPGKKRKAADIDDEDHTRGELLTLRDIEKLHKKPKADKESRLAVAMAGRTDRKEFVKKRTKLNPHASTSNKEKRRKKNFMMMRYSNDVRSKGKRSFREKQIALRDALLKRKKQHK; from the exons AATTAAGAGAGACCCGCAGTCTTACGTGGACGAG TTTTTGCAGCAGTACAGACACTACCAGTCCAATGTGCAGATCTTTAAACTTCAgcctaataaacccaacaaggAGTTGGCGGAGCTTGTCATGTTCCTTGCTCAG GTGGGCCACTGTTACCTGCAACATTTGTCTACTTTTCCTCAAGAACTGACTGAGTTGTTACTTAGTCACCACACAGTCGTGGAGCCAGACTTAAGAATG ACCTTCTGCAAGGCTTTGATTCTCTTGAGAAACAAAGACCTGATCGACCCCACCAGCCTGCTGGAGCTTTTCTTTGAGCTGCTGCGATGTCATGACAAGCTGCTCCGCAAG acgttATACATGCACATTGTGACTGACATCAAAAACATCAACGccaagcacaaaaacaacaaggtgAACTCG TCATTGCAGAACTTCATGTACACCATGCTGAGAGACCGCAACCCCATTGCAGCCAAGATCTCCTTAGATGTGATGGTAGAACTGTACAAGAGGAACATTTG GAATGACACTAAAACGGTCAACGTCATCACCACGGCGTGCTTCTCCAGTGTGACAAAG ATCCTGGTGGCCGCACTAAAGTTTTTCTTGGGCACAGATGAAGAGAACGAGGGCAGCGACTCAGAATCAGAGGCAA AGGGACCAACAGCACGTGACTTGATGGTAAGATTCAACACAGGGAGGAAAACttccaaaaacaagaaaaagatgGAAAAAGCAATGAAAGTCCTTAAG AaacataagaagaagaagaaagccgAGGTGTTCAACTTTTCCGCTATTCACCTCATTCACGATCCTCAAG ACTTCTCAGAGAAGCTCTTGAAGCAGCTGGAAAACTCCAAAGATCGCTTTGAGGTCAAGATCATGATGATGGAGCTCATTTCCAGACTGGTCGGGATCCACGAA ctcttCCTGTTTAATTATTATCCATTCATCCAGAGGTTCCTTCAACCACACCAAAGAG AGGTGACAAAGATCCTCCTGTGCGCCGCGCAGTCTTCCCACCAGCTCGTCCCGCCCGAG ATCATCGAGTCGGTGATACGCACCATCGCCAACAACTTTGTTACAGATCGAAACTCTGGCGAGGTCATGACTGTGGG GATCAACGCCATCAAAGAGGTAGTGGCCCGTTGTCCTCTTTCAATCAGTGAGGACCTGCTGCAGGACCTGGCCCAGTACAAGACCCACAAAGACAAGA ATGTGATGATGTCTTCCAAAGGTCTCATCCAGCTTTTTAGGAATCTCAACCCACAAATGCTGCACAAAAAGGACAGG GGAAGGCCCACAGTGGCGTCGTTGGAGGCCCGGGTGAAGGACTACGGCGAGCTGGGAGCTAAAGACTACATCCCTGGAGCGGAGGTGCTGGAAGCAGAGGAGGAAGTTAAAGAGGACGAAGAAG CAGACGGCTGGGAGAGCGCCAGTGTGAGCGACGAGGATGAAGATGGGGAGTGGGTGGACATCCACCATTCATCCGATGAAGACATGACAGAAGTG GCTGAAAAGCTGAAGGGTTTACCAGCTGAAGAGCGGGAAGCCAAAGCGGCGGCTGTAAGCAGCAGCCGGCTCCTCACGCAAGATGACTTCAAGAAGATCAGACTGGCCCAGATGGCCAAGGAGGTCAACGCCGCACCAGGGAAGAAGAGGAAAGCGGCGGACATCGACGACGAAGACCACACAAG AGGGGAGCTGCTAACCCTGAGAGACATTGAGAAGCTCCATAAGAAACCAAAAGCTGACAAGGAATCACGCCTGGCAGTAGCAatg GCGGGCCGAACGGACCGTAAGGAGTTTGTGAAGAAGAGGACCAAGTTAAATCCTCACGCCAGCACCAGCAACAAAGAGAAGAGGCGCAAAAAGAACTTCATGATGATGAGGTACAGCAACGACGTTCGATCCAAAGGCAAACGTTCCTTCAGGGAGAAACAG attGCTCTTCGGGATGCACTCCTAAAAAGGAAGAAGCAACACAAGTAG